From Skermanella sp. TT6, a single genomic window includes:
- a CDS encoding SDR family NAD(P)-dependent oxidoreductase, which yields MFDLTGKVALITGSSRGIGRSIAECMARAGAKVVISSRKADACAAVAEELGRAGFEAMAVPCNISRKEELRTLVDTTLETWGRIDVLVCNAATNPVYGPSIEVSDEAFDKILGTNVRSTFWLCNMVLPQMAERGDGAVVLLSSITALTGNPVIGIYGVSKAAEAQLARNLAVEWGPRGIRVNCIAPGLVKTDFARALWENPDLLKRVEERTPLRRIGDPDDIGGIATFLASRAARFVTGQVIVADGGATISDPL from the coding sequence ATGTTCGACTTGACGGGCAAGGTCGCCCTGATCACCGGCTCCAGCCGGGGGATCGGCCGGTCGATCGCGGAATGCATGGCGCGGGCCGGCGCAAAGGTGGTGATTTCCAGCCGCAAGGCGGACGCCTGCGCCGCCGTGGCCGAGGAACTGGGGCGCGCCGGCTTCGAGGCGATGGCGGTGCCGTGCAACATCTCCCGCAAGGAGGAACTTCGCACCCTCGTCGATACCACGCTGGAAACCTGGGGGCGGATCGACGTGCTGGTCTGCAACGCCGCGACCAACCCGGTCTACGGCCCATCGATCGAGGTCAGCGACGAGGCCTTCGACAAGATCCTGGGCACCAATGTCCGCAGCACCTTCTGGCTGTGCAACATGGTCCTTCCGCAGATGGCGGAGCGGGGGGACGGCGCGGTCGTCCTGCTGTCCAGCATCACCGCCCTGACCGGCAATCCCGTGATCGGCATCTACGGCGTCTCCAAGGCGGCGGAAGCGCAGCTCGCCCGCAATCTCGCGGTCGAATGGGGGCCGCGCGGCATCCGGGTCAACTGCATCGCCCCGGGCCTGGTGAAGACCGACTTCGCGCGGGCCCTGTGGGAGAACCCCGACCTGCTGAAGCGCGTCGAGGAGCGCACGCCCCTGCGACGGATCGGCGATCCGGACGATATCGGCGGTATCGCCACGTTCCTGGCGTCGCGCGCCGCGCGTTTCGTCACGGGACAGGTCATCGTCGCCGACGGCGGCGCCACGATCTCCGACCCGCTCTGA